A stretch of DNA from Nitrospirota bacterium:
CGCTTCCCGGATCATATCGAGGGCGATGACATTGCGCTGGATCTGGTTGGTGCCTTCATAGATCTGCAGGATCTTGGCGTCCCGCATCATCTTCTCGACGGGATATTCCTTCATGTAGCCCGAGCCGCCCATTACCTGGACGGCGTCGGTAGTGACCTTCATCGCGACATCGGTGGCGAAGAGCTTTGCC
This window harbors:
- a CDS encoding acyl-CoA dehydrogenase family protein gives rise to the protein AKLFATDVAMKVTTDAVQVMGGSGYMKEYPVEKMMRDAKILQIYEGTNQIQRNVIALDMIREATRAK